From one Salvia miltiorrhiza cultivar Shanhuang (shh) unplaced genomic scaffold, IMPLAD_Smil_shh fragScaff_scaffold_173, whole genome shotgun sequence genomic stretch:
- the LOC131002721 gene encoding putative receptor-like protein kinase At3g47110 has product METPFFALFILNCFTLCSTKIILNYTTDQQSLLSFKNTLNSNPNSMLISNWSTNASICDWTGVACSARHQRVTALNISGFALRGNLAPHLGNLTFLRSLDISSNNFTGPIPSHLSKLRRLRTINAGFNNFTGEIPSWLGSLSDLQHVHLNNNTFSGRIPLSIYNISSLQTLDFGNNFLDGDVPREIANFSSLKILKLEGNLFTGSIPYGIFNISSIVEINIRSNNLYGELPYDICSNANPKLKVITLDNNQLFGGILPNIGDCRELEELWLFTNNFSGSIPSEIGRLSMLRVLSLSFNRLTGPIPKEVGNLTFLKTLGLSSNQLEGELPEELGKLANLEEFLAPFNDYLNGSIPSSIFNISTLKTLSLKQNLFSGSLPPDMGLSLPNLQHLSLFYNRLSGKIPSSINNASMLTLLELNRNSFTGFVPVLSNLRYLENLRLWENNFTGAEFLSSLTNCPSLLSIEISYNPLMVGILPSSIGNFSSSLQIIRASYCAIRGGIPSEIGNLSSLLNLQLSGNLLTGFIPTTIRNLTKLQVLYLGSNQLEGHISSDLCQLHNLGELNLSANSFTGPILECLGEIQSLRSVALALNKLNSTIPLSLWSLTDLVYLELQSNNLSGQISPQIGNLKSLDYLDLSSNHFSGDIPTSISRCQLLTIMLFFDNKFEGSIPESLGDITSLNALYLYNNSLSGSIPKSLVGLQFLEFFNVSYNKLEGEIPNEGCFVNFTADSFANNSALCGALRFEVPPCPKISKRNDDRLVKYLAPPLAAVVLLVVIIVLLIRRRSRKKVPPQEDTLGTGLNIDWRRISYLELQRGTDSFSESNLLGRGSFGSVFKAMLSDGIYIAVKIFNLDLEGATKSFDTECEILSALRHRNLVRIIGCCVNTEFKALILEYMPNGTLEKWLHSDTYNLDLLQSLQIAIDVALALEYLHHGHTFPVVHCDVKPSNVLLDKDMVARVADFGIAKLFDQGEVVVLTKTLATIGYAAPEYGSEGKVSTNGDVYSYGILLLEMFTRKRPIDDMFRGEMSIKEWVSEALQGSAVAEIVADGLLWRDEQHFESNEQCVSSVFDLAMKCVAFSPEERINMVQVVAALHKINSKVGAERDTHMRNRR; this is encoded by the exons ATGGAGACTCCTTTCTTTGCACTTTTTATACTAAACTGCTTTACCCTCTGCTCAACCAAGATAATTCTCAATTACACCACTGATCAACAATCACTACTTTCCTTCAAAAACACCCTTAactcaaaccctaattccatGTTGATCAGCAACTGGTCCACCAACGCTTCCATCTGTGACTGGACCGGCGTCGCCTGCAGCGCCAGACACCAAAGGGTCACTGCCCTAAACATCTCCGGCTTCGCGCTCCGGGGAAACCTCGCTCCACATCTCGGAAACCTAACGTTTCTGAGATCACTAGACATTAGCTCCAACAATTTCACCGGCCCCATACCCTCTCACCTCTCCAAACTGCGTCGTTTGAGGACGATAAACGCAGGATTCAACAACTTCACCGGAGAAATTCCGTCGTGGTTAGGGTCCCTCTCCGATCTTCAGCATGTCCATCTGAACAACAACACCTTCTCCGGCAGAATCCCTCTTTCTATTTACAATATTTCAAGTTTACAAACTTTGGATTTTGGAAACAATTTTCTTGATGGAGATGTTCCAAGGGAGATTGCCAATTTTTCTTCTCTGAAAATACTGAAGTTGGAGGGCAATCTGTTTACGGGCTCTATACCGTATGGAATCTTCAACATTTCTTCCATTGTAGAAATAAATATTAGAAGTAATAATCTATATGGCGAGCTCCCATATGATATATGTAGTAATGCAAATCCAAAACTAAAAGTAATAACACTGGACAATAATCAGCTCTTTGGGGGAATTCTACCAAATATAGGTGATTGCAGAGAGCTGGAGGAGCTTTGGTTATTCACTAATAATTTCAGTGGCAGTATACCAAGTGAAATTGGGCGTTTGAGCATGCTTAGAGTTTTATCTCTCTCGTTTAACCGTTTAACAG GTCCCATACCAAAGGAAGTTGGAAATCTTACATTCTTGAAAACTCTAGGGCTTAGTAGCAATCAGCTGGAag GTGAATTACCAGAAGAGCTAGGTAAACTGGCAAACCTCGAAGAATTTCTAGCACCCTTCAATGATTACTTAAACGGCTCCATCCCATCATCCATCTTCAACATTTCAACATTGAAAACATTATCTCTTAAACAAAATCTCTTCTCTGGAAGTCTTCCTCCAGATATGGGGCTTTCACTTCCCAATCTCCAGCACCTCTCCTTATTCTACAATAGACTCAGCGGGAAAATTCCAAGCTCCATCAACAATGCTTCTATGCTCACTCTCTTGGAATTGAACAGAAACTCATTCACCGGCTTTGTGCCCGTCTTGAGCAATTTACGCTACTTGGAAAACCTTCGCCTCTGGGAAAATAATTTCACAGGAGCAGAATTTCTGTCATCTCTAACAAACTGCCCATCTTTATTGTCCATAGAAATATCGTACAATCCTCTAATGGTGGGCATTCTTCCATCTTCAATTGGCAATTTCTCGAGCTCCCTTCAAATCATCAGGGCATCGTATTGTGCCATTAGAGGCGGCATTCCTTCTGAGATCGGAAACTTAAGCAGTTTGCTGAATTTGCAGTTATCCGGTAATCTGCTCACAGGATTCATCCCAACAACTATTCGGAATTTGACGAAGCTCCAAGTATTGTATCTTGGTAGCAATCAATTGGAGGGGCATATCTCTTCTGATCTTTGTCAGCTGCATAATTTGGGGGAGTTGAACTTGAGTGCAAATTCCTTCACGGGTCCCATTCTTGAATGCTTGGGTGAAATTCAATCCTTAAGAAGTGTCGCCCTTGCTTTAAACAAGTTGAATTCGACAATACCTTTGAGCTTGTGGAGTCTTACTGATTTGGTGTATCTAGAGTTGCAGTCGAACAATTTGAGTGGTCAAATTTCACCTCAGATCGGAAATTTGAAATCACTTGACTATTTAGACCTCTCGTCTAATCATTTTTCAGGTGATATTCCAACCTCAATCAGTCGTTGCCAATTACTAACCATTATGTTGTTTTTTGATAACAAATTTGAAGGATCTATACCCGAATCATTGGGAGATATTACTAGTTTGAATGCACTTTATTTATATAACAACAGTCTTTCTGGATCCATACCTAAGTCACTAGTAGGCCTCCAGTTTCTTGAGTTCTTTAACGTTTCTTACAACAAATTGGAAGGGGAGATTCCAAATGAGGGTTGTTTTGTTAACTTCACAGCTGATTCTTTTGCTAACAACTCTGCTCTTTGCGGTGCACTAAGATTTGAAGTGCCGCCTTGCCCAAAAATATCCAAGAGGAATGATGATCGTTTGGTGAAATATCTTGCACCCCCTCTGGCTGCAGTTGTGCTTTTAGTCGTGATCATAGTTTTGTTGATAAGGAGACGCAGTCGGAAAAAAGTACCACCTCAAGAAGATACACTGGGAACTGGTCTGAACATTGATTGGAGGAGAATTTCATATTTGGAACTTCAGCGCGGGACTGATTCTTTTAGCGAATCCAACCTACTTGGAAGAGGAAGCTTCGGTTCAGTAtttaaagcaatgctttccgatGGGATATATATTGCAGTGAAGATCTTCAATCTAGACTTGGAAGGAGCTACCAAGAGCTTTGATACTGAGTGTGAGATACTAAGTGCCCTTCGTCATAGGAACTTAGTTCGAATAATTGGTTGTTGCGTCAACACAGAATTCAAAGCATTGATTCTTGAATACATGCCAAATGGAACTCTGGAGAAATGGCTGCATTCTGACACCTACAATTTGGATCTGTTGCAAAGTTTGCAAATAGCAATAGATGTGGCGTTAGCCTTGGAATATCTTCATCATGGCCATACATTTCCCGTTGTCCATTGTGATGTAAAGCCGAGCAATGTGTTGCTTGATAAAGATATGGTTGCCCGTGTTGCTGATTTTGGTATTGCCAAGCTCTTTGACCAAGGAGAAGTTGTGGTTCTTACCAAAACCCTAGCCACAATCGGCTATGCAGCACCAG AGTATGGCTCAGAAGGAAAAGTATCCACAAATGGAGACGTCTACAGTTATGGAATCTTGCTATTGGAGATGTTCACAAGAAAGAGGCCGATAGATGATATGTTCAGAGGGGAAATGAGCATAAAGGAGTGGGTGAGTGAAGCATTACAAGGGAGTGCAGTAGCTGAAATTGTGGCTGATGGTTTGCTATGGAGAGATGAGCAACATTTTGAATCAAATGAGCAATGTGTGTCATCTGTTTTTGACTTGGCTATGAAATGTGTAGCCTTTTCACCTGAGGAAAGAATTAACATGGTCCAAGTTGTGGCTGCTCTTCACAAAATCAATTCCAAAGTTGGAGCAGAAAGGGACACCCATATGCGTAACAGGCGATGA
- the LOC131002723 gene encoding glucan endo-1,3-beta-glucosidase, acidic-like encodes MRIYDTDPATLQALRGSNIELTVGILNANLQQIAASQANADSWVQTNIRSYGDVRFRNIIIGNEVSPIRPETSQYVPFLLPAMRNIRAAINAAGLGQIKVTTAVETEVLDPATNFPPSKGEFRAEVKPFLDPIVAFLVDTGAPLFTNVYPFFAYMNNMAQISFNYAFLQPNSGIIADGVYYDNLYYALLDTMNAALEKSTARMFAPAQNGPRKPPPEQGGGETGASTDGGTDATASIENARIYNNNLIRVVKNGTPRRPNKPIETYIFGMFDENEKPGPEIEKHFGLFYANGQQKYPIDFS; translated from the coding sequence ATGCGAATTTACGATACTGATCCCGCCACCCTCCAAGCCCTCCGCGGCTCCAACATCGAGCTCACCGTCGGAATCCTAAACGCCAACCTCCAACAAATCGCCGCCAGCCAAGCCAACGCCGATTCCTGGGTTCAAACCAACATCCGCAGCTACGGCGACGTCCGCTTCCGCAACATCATAATCGGAAACGAAGTCAGCCCGATCCGGCCCGAAACCTCCCAGTACGTGCCGTTCCTCCTCCCCGCCATGCGCAACATCCGCGCCGCCATCAACGCCGCCGGCCTCGGCCAGATCAAGGTCACCACGGCCGTGGAGACCGAGGTGTTGGACCCCGCCACCAACTTCCCGCCGAGCAAAGGGGAGTTTCGGGCCGAGGTGAAGCCGTTCCTGGACCCCATCGTGGCGTTTCTGGTGGACACCGGCGCCCCTCTGTTCACCAACGTATACCCATTCTTCGCCTACATGAACAATATGGCGCAGATCTCTTTCAATTACGCCTTCCTGCAGCCGAATAGCGGGATCATCGCCGACGGAGTGTACTACGACAATCTCTACTACGCGCTGCTGGACACCATGAACGCGGCTCTGGAGAAGAGCACTGCCAGAATGTTCGCTCCGGCGCAGAACGGGCCGAGGAAGCCGCCGCCGGAGCAGGGCGGGGGAGAGACCGGCGCGTCGACCGACGGGGGGACGGATGCGACTGCTAGTATTGAAAATGCGAGGATCTATAACAATAATTTGATTCGGGTTGTCAAGAATGGGACGCCGAGGAGGCCTAATAAGCCCATCGAGACCTATATATTTGGTATgtttgatgagaatgagaagcCCGGCCCGGAAATTGAGAAGCATTTCGGCCTGTTTTATGCCAACGGCCAGCAAAAATACCCCATCGATTTTAGCTAA